From one Equus asinus isolate D_3611 breed Donkey chromosome 5, EquAss-T2T_v2, whole genome shotgun sequence genomic stretch:
- the C1QB gene encoding complement C1q subcomponent subunit B — MKTLTMGSILALLPLLLLGPLDVSRAQSSCPASQGIPGIPGIPGSPGTDGKPGTPGTKGEKGLPGLAAHRGNFGEKGEPGIPGNPGKVGPKGPAGPKGAPGPPGARGPKGESGDYKTTQKIGFSATRTVNIPLRKDQVIRFDHLITNVNDNYQPRSGKFTCKVPGLYYFAYHASSRGNLCVNLMRGRERIQKVVTFCDFVHNTFQVTTGGIVLKLELEETVFLQATDRNSLLGMEGANSIFSGFLLFPDREA; from the exons ATGAAGACCCTGACCATGGGCAGCATCCTGgcgctgctgccactgctgctcctGGGTCCACTCGACGTCTCCCGGGCCCAGAGCAGCTGCCCCGCGTCCCAGGGAATTCCTGGAATTCCCGGCATCCCTGGGTCACCGGGCACTGACGGCAAACCCGGGACCCCGGGGACTAAGGGAGAGAAAG GGCTGCCGGGGCTAGCTGCACACCGCGGCAACTTCGGAGAGAAGGGGGAGCCAGGGATTCCTGGGAACCCAGGAAAAGTGGGCCCCAAGGGCCCCGCTGGCCCCAAAGGTGCCCCAGGGCCCCCAGGAGCCCGTGGCCCCAAGGGAGAATCAGGAGACTACAAGACCACACAAAAGATTGGCTTCTCAGCCACGCGGACCGTCAACATCCCCCTGCGGAAGGACCAGGTCATCCGCTTCGACCACCTGATCACCAACGTGAATGACAACTACCAGCCTCGCAGCGGCAAGTTCACCTGCAAGGTGCCCGGCCTCTACTACTTTGCCTACCACGCCAGCTCGCGGGGGAACCTGTGCGTGAACCTCATGCGCGGCCGGGAGCGCATCCAGAAGGTGGTCACCTTCTGCGACTTCGTCCACAACACCTTCCAGGTCACCACGGGTGGCATAGTCCTCAAGCTGGAGCTGGAGGAGACCGTCTTCCTGCAGGCCACCGACCGGAACTCCCTGCTGGGCATGGAAGGGGCCAACAGCATCTTCTCTGGGTTCCTGCTCTTCCCGGACAGAGAGGCGTGA
- the C1QC gene encoding complement C1q subcomponent subunit C, translating to MDVGSSSRLPLGLHLLLLLLALPLGGQASTDCYGIPGMPGMPGTPGKDGHDGLPGPKGEPGIPAVPGTQGPKGQKGEPGTPGHPGKNGPMGTSGTAGLPGPVGPRGEPGEEGRYKQKHQSVFTVTRQTDQYPAANSLVKFNTVVTNPQGHYDTNTGKFTCRVPGIYYFAYHTSQTANLCVQLYHNGAKVTAFCDHMSNSKQVSSGGVLLQLQVGEEVWLAVNDYNGMVGTRGSDSVFSGFLLFPD from the exons aTGGACGTGGGGTCCAGCTCCCGGCTCCCCCTGGGCCTAcatctgctgctgctcctgctggcaCTGCCACTTGGGGGCCAGGCCAGCACAGACTGCTACGGGATCCCCGGGATGCCAGGCATGCCTGGGACCCCAGGGAAGGATGGCCACGACGGGCTGCCGGGGCCCAAGGGTGAGCCAG GGATCCCAGCTGTCCCTGGGACTCAAGGACCCAAGGGTCAGAAGGGAGAACCCGGCACACCTGGCCACCCTGGGAAAAACGGCCCCATGGGAACCTCTGGGACGGCGGGCCTTCCTGGCCCCGTGGGCCCCCGTGGGGAGCCGGGCGAGGAGGGCAGATACAAGCAGAAGCACCAGTCGGTGTTCACGGTCACACGGCAGACAGACCAGTACCCGGCCGCCAACAGCCTGGTGAAGTTCAACACGGTCGTCACCAACCCGCAGGGTCATTATGACACGAACACGGGCAAGTTCACCTGCAGGGTCCCTGGCATCTACTACTTTGCCTACCACACGTCGCAGACGGCCAACCTGTGCGTGCAGCTGTACCACAACGGCGCCAAGGTGACCGCCTTCTGCGACCACATGTCCAACAGCAAGCAGGTCAGCTCAGGCGGCGTGCTGCTGCAGCTGCAGGTGGGCGAGGAGGTGTGGCTGGCGGTCAACGACTACAACGGCATGGTGGGCACCAGGGGCTCTGACAGCGTCTTCTCCGGCTTCCTGCTCTTCCCCGACTAG